One window from the genome of Cryptosporangium phraense encodes:
- a CDS encoding RICIN domain-containing protein: MRKSSFRSAVALAVLLATAVFLVPSPAVAAPGLVYGLYQIIGSPSGKCIADPNASPDNGVQMIIWPCHNPPTSEQEFWAEKHGTEDWELWSNFNGKCLTVLNASLKSNAPVIQYDCTLGANELWRFDNYRIINEKSKLCLTVKNASTDNGAALLQFTCNGGQNQVWTFKTLT; encoded by the coding sequence ATGCGAAAGTCGTCCTTTCGATCCGCCGTCGCCCTGGCGGTCCTGCTGGCCACGGCGGTGTTCCTGGTGCCGTCGCCGGCCGTGGCCGCCCCGGGGCTCGTCTACGGCCTCTATCAGATCATCGGCTCGCCGTCCGGCAAGTGCATCGCCGATCCCAACGCGTCACCCGACAACGGCGTCCAGATGATCATCTGGCCCTGCCACAATCCGCCCACGTCCGAGCAGGAGTTCTGGGCCGAGAAGCACGGCACCGAGGATTGGGAACTCTGGAGCAACTTCAACGGCAAGTGCCTGACCGTGCTGAACGCGTCCCTGAAATCCAACGCGCCCGTCATTCAGTACGACTGCACGCTCGGTGCCAACGAGCTGTGGCGCTTCGACAACTACCGGATCATCAACGAGAAGAGCAAGCTCTGCCTGACGGTGAAGAACGCCAGCACGGACAACGGGGCCGCGCTGCTTCAGTTCACCTGCAACGGCGGCCAGAACCAGGTGTGGACGTTCAAGACCCTGACCTGA
- a CDS encoding SDR family NAD(P)-dependent oxidoreductase, whose protein sequence is MAALSGLKALVTGGASGIGLAIATAFRNEGAQVAVLDRSDAGPADVVYVRADLSDDDAVRAAVDEAVHALGGLDVLVNNAGVGAQGSVEDSTDDEWHRVLDVNVVGTARVSRAAWPHLRKSEHPAIVNTASVASTAGLPQRAIYSASKGAISALTRAMAADGMPDGIRVNAVNPGTADTPWVGRLLDSAPDPAAERAALEARQPHGRLVSADEVAQAVVYLASPRAGSTTGTELAVDGGMQGLRLRPRS, encoded by the coding sequence GTGGCGGCCCTGTCCGGCCTGAAGGCGCTGGTCACCGGCGGTGCGTCGGGCATCGGTCTGGCGATCGCCACCGCCTTCCGGAACGAAGGTGCCCAGGTGGCCGTCCTCGATCGGTCCGACGCCGGCCCGGCCGACGTCGTCTACGTCCGCGCCGATCTGTCCGACGACGACGCCGTACGGGCCGCGGTCGACGAGGCGGTGCACGCGCTCGGAGGCCTGGACGTCCTGGTCAACAACGCGGGCGTGGGCGCCCAGGGCTCGGTCGAAGACAGCACCGACGACGAGTGGCACCGCGTGCTCGACGTCAACGTCGTCGGCACCGCGCGGGTCTCCCGGGCGGCCTGGCCGCACCTGCGGAAGTCCGAGCATCCGGCGATCGTGAACACGGCCTCGGTGGCGTCGACGGCCGGCCTGCCGCAGCGCGCGATCTACTCGGCCAGCAAGGGCGCGATCTCGGCGCTGACCCGGGCGATGGCGGCCGACGGAATGCCCGACGGGATCCGTGTCAACGCGGTCAATCCGGGTACGGCAGACACACCCTGGGTCGGGCGTCTGCTCGACAGCGCGCCCGATCCGGCGGCCGAGCGGGCCGCGCTGGAGGCCCGCCAGCCGCACGGGCGCCTGGTCTCCGCGGACGAGGTGGCCCAGGCCGTCGTGTACCTGGCGTCCCCACGAGCCGGGTCGACGACCGGCACCGAACTGGCGGTCGACGGCGGCATGCAGGGCCTCCGTCTACGTCCCCGGTCCTAG
- a CDS encoding fumarylacetoacetate hydrolase family protein — protein sequence MRLAHARTADGDLPLVHRDDQWYDLRPLHAAVTPAVLAPEALAAIRTADLPAVDAPETFAPPLAGIGKILCIGLNYTDHAEETGATPPAEPILFMKAPDTVNAPNDDVLIPRTSVKTDYEVELAIVIGSTARYLASPDDALEHVAGYAISNDVSERAFQTERGGQWDKGKNCETFNPFGPWITTSDDVSDPQDLELRLWVNGDLRQNGNTKNQIFGVAHVVWYLSQFMTLYPGDVINTGTPAGVALGRADGAFLRDGDVVELEITGLGRQRQTFRQA from the coding sequence ATGCGCCTCGCTCACGCCCGCACCGCCGACGGCGACCTGCCGCTCGTCCACCGCGACGACCAGTGGTACGACCTGCGTCCGCTGCATGCGGCCGTGACGCCCGCGGTGCTGGCGCCCGAGGCGCTGGCCGCGATCCGGACCGCCGACCTCCCGGCGGTGGACGCCCCGGAGACGTTCGCCCCGCCGCTGGCCGGAATCGGCAAGATCCTCTGCATCGGGCTGAACTACACCGATCACGCCGAGGAGACCGGCGCGACGCCGCCGGCCGAGCCGATCCTGTTCATGAAGGCGCCCGACACGGTCAACGCCCCGAACGACGACGTGCTCATTCCGCGCACCTCGGTGAAGACCGACTACGAGGTCGAGCTGGCGATCGTCATCGGCTCCACGGCCCGCTACCTGGCGTCCCCGGACGACGCGCTGGAGCACGTGGCCGGCTACGCGATCAGCAACGACGTCAGCGAGCGCGCGTTCCAGACCGAGCGCGGCGGCCAGTGGGACAAGGGCAAGAACTGCGAGACGTTCAACCCGTTCGGGCCCTGGATCACCACGTCCGACGACGTCTCCGACCCGCAGGACCTGGAGCTGCGCCTCTGGGTCAACGGCGACCTCCGGCAGAACGGCAACACCAAGAACCAGATCTTCGGCGTCGCGCACGTCGTCTGGTACCTGAGTCAGTTCATGACCCTGTACCCCGGCGACGTCATCAACACCGGCACCCCGGCCGGGGTGGCGCTGGGCCGCGCCGACGGCGCGTTCCTCCGCGACGGCGACGTCGTCGAACTCGAGATCACTGGCCTCGGCCGGCAGCGCCAGACGTTCCGGCAGGCCTGA
- a CDS encoding IclR family transcriptional regulator, with the protein MIGALDRGLGILRLLAQHRRLSVPEIADALGLSRATAYRLVDRLRDEGWLISEGHGGPVRLGPTAAQLAAAAIESVNLRDVAIPVLRELVAETGETANLAVPNGTEMVFLAREQPLRTVSVAAHPGSTRPFHNTSVGRAYLAALPAARLDDLLAGLEAPGLREKLDVVRVRGWSDDRREYDPSSCCCGAAIRDHTGEPVGALSVAGVAERMDPVIDQIGPRVRDAAARISASLGFAGLGSIQASEIKSH; encoded by the coding sequence ATGATCGGTGCGCTCGACCGTGGCCTCGGCATCCTGCGCCTGCTCGCTCAGCACCGGCGCTTGAGCGTCCCCGAGATCGCCGACGCGCTCGGCCTCAGCCGGGCCACCGCCTACCGCCTGGTCGACCGGCTCCGCGACGAGGGCTGGCTGATCAGCGAGGGCCACGGCGGCCCGGTGCGGCTGGGCCCCACCGCGGCCCAGCTCGCCGCGGCCGCGATCGAGTCGGTCAACCTCCGTGACGTCGCGATCCCGGTGCTGCGCGAGCTGGTCGCCGAGACCGGGGAGACCGCCAACCTCGCGGTGCCGAACGGCACCGAGATGGTGTTCCTGGCCCGTGAGCAGCCGCTGCGCACGGTCAGCGTGGCGGCCCATCCCGGCTCGACCCGCCCGTTCCACAACACGTCGGTCGGCCGTGCCTACCTGGCCGCGCTTCCGGCCGCCCGGCTCGACGACCTGCTCGCCGGCCTCGAAGCCCCCGGCCTGCGGGAGAAGCTCGACGTCGTGCGGGTCCGGGGCTGGTCCGACGACCGGCGGGAATACGACCCGTCGAGCTGTTGCTGCGGCGCGGCGATCCGCGACCACACCGGTGAGCCGGTCGGCGCACTCAGCGTCGCCGGGGTGGCCGAGCGGATGGACCCGGTGATCGACCAGATCGGTCCCCGCGTCCGCGACGCGGCCGCCCGAATTTCTGCCAGCCTCGGCTTCGCCGGGCTAGGGTCGATCCAAGCCAGTGAGATCAAGTCTCACTGA
- a CDS encoding glycosyltransferase: MSDLLAAVLIVRNEAAALPGCLASLRGVADRVLVHDTGSVDGTPVLAERLGATVTRGLWDDDFAAARNEAHRGCPATWVLTIDADQRYTGDPDALRALLRAADADVFRVEIDNAHDESPYTHAEGRLYRSGTVRWQGRVHERLVGSARIAAAPRPAIVLTHEGYASAELRRAKSARNVGLAHRALDELLRDGDPADRDRLATTLLDLGRSLIGAGRRQDAVDTFEVLREEFPGTPQWLEGTDFLARLVLAGGLDEVCLVLVGQLRDAGAPAEYCAWLEAQALAQLGDAAGAARLLDGVTEVVDTAGRRYSPAALNELRKLVGRLRARG, translated from the coding sequence ATGAGCGACTTGCTCGCGGCCGTGCTGATCGTCCGGAACGAGGCCGCGGCGCTGCCGGGGTGCCTCGCGTCGCTGCGGGGCGTGGCCGACCGCGTGCTGGTGCACGACACCGGTTCGGTCGACGGCACGCCGGTGCTGGCCGAGCGGCTCGGCGCGACCGTCACCCGGGGGCTCTGGGACGACGACTTCGCGGCCGCCCGGAACGAGGCCCACCGCGGCTGCCCGGCCACCTGGGTGCTGACGATCGACGCCGACCAGCGGTACACCGGCGATCCGGACGCCCTGCGCGCGCTGCTGCGGGCGGCCGACGCCGACGTGTTCCGGGTGGAGATCGACAACGCGCACGACGAGTCGCCGTACACCCACGCCGAGGGGCGCCTGTACCGGTCGGGGACCGTGCGCTGGCAGGGGCGGGTGCACGAGCGGCTGGTGGGTTCGGCGCGGATCGCGGCCGCACCGCGTCCGGCGATCGTGCTGACCCACGAGGGTTACGCGTCGGCCGAACTCCGCCGGGCCAAGTCGGCCCGGAACGTCGGCCTGGCCCACCGGGCGCTCGACGAGTTGCTGCGGGACGGCGACCCGGCCGACCGGGACCGGCTGGCGACCACGCTGCTGGACCTGGGACGCAGCCTGATCGGGGCCGGGCGCAGGCAGGACGCCGTGGACACGTTCGAGGTGCTCCGGGAGGAGTTCCCGGGCACGCCGCAGTGGCTCGAGGGCACCGACTTCCTGGCCCGGCTGGTGCTGGCCGGCGGTCTGGACGAGGTGTGCCTGGTGCTCGTCGGGCAGCTCCGGGACGCCGGGGCGCCGGCGGAGTACTGCGCGTGGCTGGAGGCCCAGGCGCTGGCCCAGCTCGGGGACGCGGCCGGGGCGGCCCGGCTGCTCGACGGCGTCACCGAGGTGGTCGACACCGCCGGGCGCCGCTACTCCCCCGCCGCGCTGAACGAACTGCGCAAGCTGGTCGGCCGGCTGCGAGCTAGGGGTTGA
- a CDS encoding nuclear transport factor 2 family protein, whose translation MTIEELLQANLLDVFNERDGERRRAAITRTYHEDVVFSDPDEQVAGRDALDAKAQHILDGAPDFVFSPAGPILVNHDLGYLAWNFGPEGQEPVVRGVDIALVRDGLIANVYTLLNP comes from the coding sequence ATGACGATCGAAGAACTTCTGCAGGCCAACCTGCTCGACGTGTTCAACGAGCGGGACGGCGAGCGCCGCCGGGCCGCGATCACCCGCACCTACCACGAGGACGTGGTGTTCTCCGACCCCGACGAGCAGGTCGCCGGCCGGGACGCGCTGGACGCCAAGGCCCAGCACATCCTCGACGGCGCTCCGGATTTCGTGTTCAGCCCGGCCGGCCCGATCCTGGTCAACCACGACCTGGGCTACCTGGCCTGGAACTTCGGGCCCGAGGGTCAGGAGCCGGTGGTGCGGGGAGTGGACATCGCGCTGGTCCGCGACGGCCTGATCGCGAACGTCTACACGCTGCTCAACCCCTAG
- a CDS encoding alpha/beta hydrolase fold domain-containing protein: protein MTEPVLEAAAQAFADANSKPPFLYQLPPAEGRKIAETVQTDPPPTLLDADLTDLTIPGGPTGEVRVRIVRPAGATGVLPVVLYVHGLGWVFGSPTTHDRLVREIAVGTGAAVVFPDYDLAPEARYPTQIEQIWAVAQWIATNGADEHLDPNRLAIAGDSVGGNMSAVTTILAKQRGGVTFQAQVLFYPVTDAAFDTGSYQQFAEGYFLAREGMKWFWDQYTTDPAERAEITASPLRASLDELAGLPQALVIVAEADVLRDEGEAYAAKLRRAGVPVTAVRELGVIHDFVGLEPLRRTFAAESAINQATAFLRGVLGTD from the coding sequence ATGACCGAACCCGTCCTGGAAGCCGCCGCACAGGCGTTCGCCGACGCCAACTCGAAGCCGCCATTCCTCTACCAGCTCCCGCCGGCCGAGGGTCGCAAGATCGCCGAGACCGTGCAGACCGACCCGCCGCCGACCCTGCTCGACGCCGACCTCACCGACCTGACGATCCCCGGCGGCCCGACCGGCGAGGTCCGCGTCCGGATCGTGCGTCCGGCCGGCGCGACCGGCGTCCTGCCGGTCGTCCTCTACGTCCACGGCCTCGGCTGGGTCTTCGGCAGCCCGACGACCCACGACCGGCTGGTCCGCGAGATCGCGGTCGGCACCGGCGCCGCGGTGGTCTTCCCCGACTACGACCTGGCCCCGGAGGCCAGGTACCCGACCCAGATCGAGCAGATCTGGGCCGTCGCCCAGTGGATCGCGACCAACGGCGCCGACGAACACCTCGATCCGAACCGGCTGGCCATCGCCGGTGACTCGGTCGGCGGGAACATGAGCGCGGTGACGACGATCCTGGCCAAGCAGCGCGGCGGCGTGACCTTCCAGGCCCAGGTCCTGTTCTACCCGGTCACCGACGCCGCGTTCGACACCGGCTCGTACCAGCAGTTCGCCGAGGGCTACTTCCTCGCCCGCGAGGGCATGAAGTGGTTCTGGGACCAGTACACGACCGACCCGGCCGAGCGCGCCGAGATCACCGCGTCGCCGTTGCGGGCCTCGCTGGACGAGCTGGCCGGGCTGCCGCAGGCCCTGGTCATCGTGGCCGAGGCCGACGTGCTGCGCGACGAGGGCGAGGCCTACGCGGCCAAGCTCCGCCGGGCCGGCGTCCCGGTGACCGCCGTGCGCGAACTCGGCGTCATCCACGACTTCGTCGGGCTCGAGCCGCTGCGGCGCACGTTCGCCGCCGAGTCGGCGATCAACCAGGCGACCGCTTTCCTCCGCGGGGTCCTGGGCACAGACTGA
- a CDS encoding DNA-3-methyladenine glycosylase family protein, which translates to MTPTADAFLSSADPILKDLITRFGPLPDRVTGLGDDPFDMLVLTISSQQLSTRSARAIYERIRARYGGRAPTPDEIWADDPELLRTSTGLSHAKVRALRSLSEHLLTGLLDFDRLRALDDDAMRALVCVTGIGEWTASIFLMFALGRPDVLVRGDLAIRQAIRRAYGLESLPSLAAVTALGEAWRPYRSRACLYLWRSVEISPVG; encoded by the coding sequence GTGACTCCGACGGCCGACGCGTTCCTCTCGAGCGCCGACCCGATCCTGAAGGACCTGATCACCCGGTTCGGCCCGCTGCCGGACCGGGTGACGGGCCTCGGCGACGACCCCTTCGACATGCTCGTGCTGACGATCAGCAGCCAGCAGCTCTCGACGCGCTCGGCCCGGGCGATCTACGAGCGGATCCGGGCCCGGTACGGGGGCCGGGCCCCGACCCCGGACGAGATCTGGGCCGACGATCCGGAGCTCCTGCGCACGTCGACCGGGTTGTCCCACGCCAAGGTCCGGGCCCTGCGGTCGCTGTCGGAGCACCTGTTGACCGGTCTCCTCGACTTCGACCGGCTCCGGGCACTCGACGACGACGCGATGCGGGCGCTCGTCTGCGTCACCGGCATCGGGGAGTGGACCGCGTCGATCTTCCTGATGTTCGCGCTCGGGCGGCCGGACGTCCTGGTCCGCGGTGACCTGGCGATCCGGCAGGCGATCCGGCGGGCCTACGGGCTCGAATCGCTCCCCAGCCTGGCCGCGGTCACCGCGCTCGGGGAGGCCTGGCGCCCGTACCGCTCACGGGCCTGCCTTTATTTGTGGCGCAGCGTCGAGATCTCACCGGTCGGCTAG
- a CDS encoding AAA family ATPase, translating into MQTVGRDAERAALADLITSGGALVIEGDPGIGKTALLDAAVDDARREGFRVLRCSGLQNASPAGFEALHELLHPVLPLVDALPPKQRSALLVAFAMEDGPAPDRLVVSLAALGLLEEAAGERPVFVAVEDAQWVDPSSVAVLGFVAKRLSQAHLVLVATSRAPDEILVVPRLVLGPVDADAAEAILDDVAGDLPAVARSRILSEAGGNPLALRELAAALREHGPDRIGLESRLPTTKRLERAFLDRVADLPERSRRLLLLAAASDDADLQDVMAAARTLDIGVGDLEPLESTGLISVSGTSVRFRHPLVRSAVEGAATASEWTNAHLALAGVVPDRGRAAWHRASATLERDESVAAELDEAADRARRRGAQPEAVRAYQRAAALSTDVDRRARRLALAAETARSTGMSTEAVALLEHAEAIATEPETVADVAATRLNLSLQVGIPGHSRVELAALSAVLSRRPEDSDRRVKILWGAAIAARGRMASAADQRELAAELDSIPTSNPLKTVGLALLHPPDRADELRAQLPALMPALASDPHGLVTLAVAAEARHDLDTALAAWTRSYERFHEQGETADQTQSLRGRAGMQLLLGRLREGLTDAEYAVRMARDTGQPMMAAMAHATVARANALLGDVGEAQRALDEFHELAGVGPLAVASADARWAAGLIALGEHRYRDALVELTYVTVHPARALWAIADRTEAAVRAGRPDMVLDDLRRAETAASTSSYLTALTARSRALLADDESGFRTAVEAAEASDSTIELARTHLLYGEWLRRKRRPVDARSHLGEALRRFDVIGARTFAERAAAELRAAGEAPVRADAAGSAGRKSLTPQELQVAQLAAQGLSNKEIADRVYLSHRTVSTHLYRAYPKLGIAGRAQLAAALADR; encoded by the coding sequence GTGCAGACAGTCGGACGCGACGCCGAGCGCGCCGCGCTCGCCGACCTGATCACGTCCGGTGGTGCGCTGGTGATCGAGGGTGACCCGGGGATCGGTAAGACCGCCCTTCTGGACGCCGCCGTGGACGACGCCCGGCGCGAGGGGTTCCGGGTGCTGCGGTGTTCCGGGCTGCAGAACGCGTCACCGGCCGGGTTCGAGGCGCTGCACGAGCTGCTGCACCCGGTGCTGCCGCTGGTCGACGCCCTGCCGCCGAAGCAGCGGTCGGCCCTGCTGGTGGCGTTCGCGATGGAGGACGGCCCGGCGCCCGACCGGCTCGTCGTCAGCCTGGCCGCGCTGGGCCTGCTCGAGGAGGCGGCCGGCGAGCGCCCGGTGTTCGTCGCGGTCGAGGACGCCCAGTGGGTCGACCCGTCGAGCGTCGCCGTGCTGGGTTTCGTCGCCAAGCGGCTGTCGCAGGCTCATCTCGTGCTGGTCGCGACCTCGCGGGCGCCCGACGAGATCCTGGTGGTGCCGCGCCTGGTCCTCGGCCCGGTCGACGCGGACGCCGCCGAGGCGATCCTCGACGACGTGGCCGGCGACCTGCCCGCCGTCGCCCGGAGCCGGATCCTGAGCGAGGCCGGCGGCAACCCGCTGGCGCTGCGCGAACTCGCCGCGGCCCTGCGAGAGCACGGACCCGACCGGATCGGCCTGGAGTCGCGGCTGCCGACCACCAAGCGGCTGGAGCGCGCGTTCCTCGACCGGGTCGCCGACCTGCCCGAGCGCAGCCGGCGGCTGCTTCTCCTGGCCGCCGCGTCCGACGACGCCGACCTGCAGGACGTCATGGCCGCGGCCCGCACTCTGGACATCGGCGTCGGCGACCTCGAGCCGCTCGAGTCGACCGGCCTGATCAGCGTGTCCGGCACGTCGGTGCGGTTCCGCCACCCGCTGGTGCGCTCGGCCGTCGAGGGCGCGGCTACGGCGTCCGAGTGGACGAACGCGCACCTGGCGCTGGCCGGGGTCGTACCCGACCGGGGCCGGGCCGCCTGGCACCGGGCGTCGGCGACGCTGGAGCGGGACGAGTCGGTCGCCGCCGAGCTCGACGAGGCGGCCGACCGGGCCCGGCGGCGCGGCGCGCAACCCGAGGCGGTGCGCGCGTACCAGCGGGCGGCCGCGCTCTCGACCGACGTGGACCGGCGCGCCCGTCGTCTGGCGCTCGCGGCCGAGACGGCCCGCTCCACCGGGATGAGCACCGAGGCGGTCGCGCTGCTCGAACACGCCGAGGCGATCGCGACCGAGCCGGAGACGGTCGCCGACGTCGCCGCGACCCGGCTGAACCTCAGCCTGCAGGTCGGGATCCCCGGGCACAGCCGGGTGGAGCTGGCCGCGCTGAGTGCGGTGCTGTCCCGGCGTCCGGAAGACAGCGACCGGCGGGTGAAGATCCTCTGGGGCGCGGCGATCGCGGCCCGCGGACGGATGGCGTCAGCCGCCGACCAGCGGGAACTGGCCGCCGAGCTCGACAGCATCCCGACGTCCAACCCGCTGAAGACCGTCGGGCTCGCGCTGCTGCACCCACCGGACCGGGCCGACGAGTTGCGCGCGCAGCTGCCCGCCCTGATGCCGGCCCTGGCCTCCGACCCGCACGGGCTGGTCACGCTGGCCGTCGCGGCCGAGGCCAGGCACGACCTCGACACCGCGCTCGCGGCCTGGACCCGGAGCTACGAGCGCTTCCACGAGCAGGGCGAGACCGCCGACCAGACCCAGTCGCTGCGCGGCCGGGCCGGGATGCAGCTCCTGCTGGGCCGCCTCCGCGAGGGCCTGACCGACGCCGAGTACGCGGTCCGGATGGCCCGCGACACCGGCCAGCCGATGATGGCGGCGATGGCCCACGCGACCGTGGCCAGGGCCAACGCGCTGCTCGGGGACGTCGGCGAGGCGCAGCGGGCGCTGGACGAGTTCCACGAGCTGGCCGGGGTCGGGCCGCTGGCCGTCGCGAGCGCCGACGCCCGCTGGGCGGCCGGCCTGATCGCGCTGGGGGAACACCGGTACCGGGACGCGCTGGTCGAGCTCACGTACGTCACCGTGCACCCGGCCCGGGCGCTCTGGGCGATCGCCGACCGCACCGAGGCCGCGGTCCGGGCCGGTCGGCCCGACATGGTGCTGGACGACCTCCGGCGCGCCGAGACGGCCGCGAGCACGTCGTCGTACCTGACCGCGCTGACCGCCCGCAGCCGGGCGCTGCTCGCGGACGACGAGTCCGGCTTCCGGACGGCCGTCGAGGCCGCCGAGGCCAGCGACTCGACGATCGAGCTGGCCCGGACGCACCTGCTCTACGGCGAGTGGCTGCGCCGGAAACGGCGGCCGGTCGACGCGCGCTCGCACCTGGGGGAGGCCCTCCGGCGCTTCGACGTGATCGGCGCGCGGACGTTCGCCGAGCGGGCCGCGGCCGAGCTCCGGGCGGCCGGCGAGGCGCCGGTGCGGGCTGACGCGGCCGGCTCGGCCGGGCGCAAGAGCCTGACGCCGCAGGAGTTGCAGGTGGCGCAGCTGGCCGCCCAGGGGCTGTCCAACAAGGAGATCGCCGACCGGGTGTATCTCTCGCACCGGACCGTGAGCACGCACCTGTATCGGGCCTACCCGAAGCTCGGCATCGCCGGCCGGGCCCAGCTCGCCGCGGCGCTAGCCGACCGGTGA
- a CDS encoding FtsX-like permease family protein → MLRLILSDLLTNRRIWLGTLVVSAATATTVAVAASLVETGVRIGGDVGLALGAVSGSVLVFSVVAAVIVLGTVANLTVALQRRDYALWQLVGVLPTRVGRVVSAQLFLVAVVGAVLGCLATAPFLQAFFDFSLKDSSGLGRPRVSFGPVSIASVIVLVTVLVVLGGRRAAGRAGRVSPLESLREPELPGLRMSAWRWVSGIGFALVALAVASSLPGTAVDRLSVPLMLIGALLAAVVSAFGPIVFPRVLAGWTGLVPQSISWYLARNSARHNLSRSSAVISSLTVAIALVGTFYSSTDAASSGTVVLILGGPLLLSLLGAAVAVAMSSRTREREGALIRAAGGTEETLVVAAVWEAVVYVVTASLLGVAVVVGTALIGAWAASAAPRWGLGPVLVTALAGLVLMLVATVIPTALASRRAVPAVLAAE, encoded by the coding sequence GTGCTCCGCCTGATCCTCAGCGACCTGCTCACGAACCGGCGCATCTGGCTGGGCACGCTGGTGGTCTCGGCCGCGACCGCGACGACGGTCGCGGTGGCGGCGAGCCTGGTCGAGACCGGCGTCCGGATCGGCGGGGACGTCGGGCTGGCGCTCGGGGCGGTCAGCGGCTCGGTGCTGGTGTTCAGCGTGGTCGCGGCCGTGATCGTACTGGGGACGGTGGCGAACCTGACCGTCGCGCTGCAGCGGCGCGACTACGCGCTCTGGCAGCTGGTCGGGGTGCTGCCGACGCGGGTGGGGCGGGTCGTGTCGGCTCAGTTGTTCCTGGTCGCGGTGGTCGGCGCGGTCCTCGGCTGCCTGGCGACGGCGCCGTTCCTGCAGGCGTTCTTCGACTTCTCGCTGAAGGACAGCTCTGGCCTCGGCCGGCCCCGGGTCAGCTTCGGGCCGGTGAGCATCGCGTCGGTGATCGTCCTGGTCACGGTGCTGGTGGTGCTCGGGGGCCGGCGGGCCGCCGGGCGCGCGGGCCGGGTCTCCCCGCTGGAGTCGCTGCGCGAGCCGGAGCTGCCCGGCCTGCGGATGAGCGCCTGGCGGTGGGTTTCCGGGATCGGGTTCGCGCTGGTGGCGCTGGCGGTGGCGAGCAGCCTGCCGGGGACCGCGGTCGATCGGCTGTCGGTGCCGCTGATGCTGATCGGCGCGCTGCTGGCCGCGGTGGTCTCGGCGTTCGGCCCGATCGTGTTCCCGCGGGTGCTGGCCGGGTGGACCGGTCTGGTGCCGCAGTCGATCTCCTGGTACCTGGCGCGCAACTCGGCCCGGCACAACCTGAGCCGGAGCTCGGCCGTGATCAGCTCGCTCACCGTCGCGATCGCGCTGGTCGGGACGTTCTACAGCAGCACGGACGCGGCCTCGAGCGGCACGGTCGTGCTGATCCTCGGCGGCCCGCTGCTGCTCTCGCTGCTGGGCGCGGCGGTGGCGGTCGCGATGTCGAGCCGGACCCGGGAACGCGAGGGCGCGCTGATCCGGGCGGCCGGCGGCACCGAGGAGACGCTGGTGGTGGCCGCGGTCTGGGAGGCCGTCGTCTACGTGGTGACCGCGTCGTTGCTGGGCGTCGCGGTCGTCGTCGGCACCGCGCTGATCGGCGCCTGGGCGGCGTCGGCGGCCCCGCGCTGGGGGCTGGGGCCGGTTCTGGTCACCGCGCTGGCCGGGCTGGTCCTGATGCTGGTCGCGACCGTGATCCCGACCGCACTGGCGTCCCGGCGGGCCGTGCCCGCCGTCCTGGCCGCGGAGTAA
- a CDS encoding ABC transporter ATP-binding protein: MSSAEAINLTKSFPAADGRDATPVLRGISLSIRPGEFVSIVGPSGSGKSTLLYCLSGLEPITSGEVVLAGTPVSSLRRTALARLRRDHVGFVFQSYNLIPSLSAWDNVALPGRLAGRRISDDEVDAALARVGLAERARHKPSALSGGQQQRVAVARVLAARPDIVFADEPTGALDTAAGEQVLGLLREAADGDRSVVLVTHDLQAAARGDRVLVLRDGVIHRELVKPSAEQVFEAVTCSA; the protein is encoded by the coding sequence GTGTCGTCAGCAGAAGCCATCAACCTGACCAAGAGCTTCCCGGCCGCCGACGGGAGAGACGCTACCCCGGTGCTGCGCGGGATCTCGCTGTCGATCCGGCCGGGGGAGTTCGTCTCGATCGTCGGGCCGAGCGGGTCGGGCAAGTCGACGCTGCTGTACTGCCTCTCCGGCCTGGAACCGATCACGTCCGGCGAGGTCGTCCTGGCCGGCACCCCGGTGTCGTCGCTGCGCCGGACGGCACTGGCCCGGCTGCGCCGGGATCACGTCGGCTTCGTGTTCCAGTCCTACAACCTGATCCCGTCGCTGAGCGCCTGGGACAACGTCGCGTTGCCCGGCCGGCTGGCCGGGCGCCGGATCTCCGACGACGAGGTGGACGCGGCGCTGGCCCGCGTCGGGCTGGCCGAGCGGGCCCGGCACAAGCCGTCCGCGCTCTCCGGCGGCCAGCAGCAACGCGTGGCGGTGGCCCGGGTGCTGGCCGCCCGGCCGGACATCGTGTTCGCCGACGAGCCGACCGGCGCGCTCGACACGGCGGCCGGGGAGCAGGTGCTGGGCCTGCTCCGGGAGGCCGCCGACGGCGACCGGTCGGTCGTGCTGGTCACCCACGACCTGCAGGCCGCCGCCCGGGGCGACCGGGTGCTCGTGCTGCGTGACGGCGTCATCCACCGGGAACTGGTCAAGCCCAGCGCCGAGCAGGTCTTCGAGGCGGTCACGTGCTCCGCCTGA